The Streptomyces collinus DNA segment CGCTCGGTGCTGTTCACCGCCCCGCGGGCCGTACCGCGGACCGGCCTGCTGGAGCGGCTCGGCGCCGAGCTGCACGAGACGCCGTTCGGCGCGTACCCGGTGGTCGACGCGACCGGCCTGACGACCGTGCCCGGCGTATGGGCCGCGGGCAACGCCATCGGCTTCTCCGAGCAGGTCGTGCACGCGGCGAGCGGCGGATACCGGGCGGCGTCCGCGATCGTCGGGGACCTGCTGATGACGGACCTCGACACGGCAGTGCGGCGGCAGGGCCCCGCGTAAGCACGCGACGCTCACCGGGCCACGGCCGGGGTCAGGAGAGGCGCAGATCGACCCAGGGAACGGTCTCGCCCGGCAGCACGTACCGCTCGATCTCGACGAATCCGTGCGCGCGGGCGAACCGCAGCCCGTCCTCGTTGGAGGACAGGACCACCGTTTCGATGACCTCGGCACCCGCCTTCCGCGCGCGGTCCAGCCCGCGCTCGTAGAGCTCCCCGCCGAATCCCCGCCCGCGGTGGGGGCCGAGCACGCGGGCGATCACCGTGGCCGTCGCGGTGTCGTCCGCCGGCGGGCGTACGGTGCTGCTGCCCACGAGCACGTCCCCTAGGTAGGCGACCTCCAGGTGATGGCGCTTCGCGCGGTCGCGGGCGTCGTCCATCGACAGATGGTGCGTGGGAATGACCGTGTTGTGGACGTGCTGCCAGTCCCTGAGCGCGCTGTCGTCGTCGGGCCGACGGATGCGGAGTTCGGGCATCGCAGCAGAAGAACCCGCGTGCACCGCGCGCGTCAACTGGTTTGCTGCTGCGGCGTCGAAGCGGGGCGGGGACCGGTGCCGCACGCCCGGCGAAGCCGCGCCGGGGCCGCCGGGCCCGGTCGCCCAGGTGTAGAGGCCCCCTGTGAGGTGCACCATGGCTGCATGCTGCTGCACCGGCTGGCCCGAGTGTCCCAGGAGGTCGCCGCCACCTCGGCGCGCTCCCGCAAGACGGCCCTGCTCGCGGAGCTGTTCCGGGATGCCGAGGCGGAGGACGTGCCCATCGTCATCCCGTATCTCGCGGGGCGGCTGCCGCAGGGCCGGATCGGCGTCGGCTGGAAGGTGCTGAGCCGCCCGGTCGCCCCTGCCTCCGAGCCGGGCCTGACCGTGCGGGACGTGGACGCCCGGCTGGCGGATCTCGCCAAGGTGTCCGGCCCGGGCTCCCAGGCGGAACGGACCCGGTTGGTCGGGGAGTTGATGGGCGCGGCCACCGAGGACGAGCAGCGGTTCCTGCTCGGGCTGCTCGCCGGCGAGGTCCGGCAGGGCGCTCTGGACGCGGTGGCGGTCGAGGGGCTGGCGCAGGCGACCGGGGCGCCGTCCGCGGACGTACGGCGGGCCGTGATGCTCGCGGGTTCCCTCCAGACGGTGGCCGAGGCGCTGCTCGCGGACGGCCCCGCCGCCCTCGACCGCTTCCGTCTCACCGTGGGCCGCCCGGTGCTGCCGATGCTGGCGCACAGCGCCTCCTCGGTGGCCGAGGCGGTCGACAAGCTGGGCGCCTGCGCGGTGGAGGAGAAGCTGGACGGCATCCGCGTCCAGGTGCACCGCGACGGCGGCAGCGTGCGGCTCTACACCCGCACCCTCGACGACATCACCGACCGGCTGCCCGAAGTGACGGCCGCCGCACTTCGGTTGCGGAGCGAGCGGTTCATCCTGGACGGCGAGGTGATCTCCTTCGACGAAGGCGGACGCCCCCGCTCCTTCCAGGAGACCGCCGGCCGCGTCGGCTCCCGCACGGACGTGGCGACGGCCGCCCGCGCGATGCCGGTCTCCCCGGTCTTCTTCGACGCGCTGTCCGTCGACGGCCACGACCTGCTCGACCTGCCCTTCGCCGAGCGGCACGCCGAGCTGGCCCGCCTGGTGCCCGAGCCGATGCGGGTGCGGCGCACGCTGGTGTCCGGTCCGGACGACACGCCCACGGCGGAGGAGTTCCTCGCCGAGACCCTGAAGCGCGGCCACGAGGGCGTCGTCGCCAAGGCGCTCGACGCCCCCTACAGCGCGGGGCGGCGCGGCGCGTCCTGGCTGAAGGTCAAGCCCGTCCACACCCTCGACCTGGTCGTGCTGGCCGCCGAGTGGGGCCACGGCCGCCGCACCGGCAAGCTCTCCAACCTCCACCTGGGCGCCCGCACCGCCGACGGCGGACTCGCCATGCTCGGCAAGACCTTCAAGGGCATGACCGACGCGATGCTGACCTGGCAGACCGAACGGCTCCAGCAGCTCGCCGTCGAGACCGGCGACCACGTGGTGACCGTTCGCCCGGAACTCGTCGTCGAGATCGCCTACGACGGGCTGCAGCGCTCCACCCGCTACCCGGCCGGCGTGACCCTGCGCTTCGCCCGGGTGGTCCGCTACCGGGAGGACAAGCGCCCGGAGGACGCCGACACGGTCGAGACGCTGCTGGCCGCCCATCCGGAGGTGAAGCCGTGAAGCGCAGTGCGGGTCTGCTGCTCTTCCACACCACGGACAACGGCCTCGAAGTGCTCCTCGGCCACATGGGCGGCCCGTTCTTCGCCCGGCGCGACGCCGGGGCCTGGACCGTCCCCAAGGGCGAGTACGAGCCGGACGAACCCGCCTGGGAGGCCGCCCGGCGCGAGTTCCGGGAGGAACTGGGGGTGCCCCCGCCCGACGGCGAGGCCATCGACCTCGGCGAGGTCCGGCAGACAGGCGGCAAGATCGTCACGGCCTGGGCGGTCCGGGCTGATCTCGACCCGGCGGCGATCGTGCCCGGCACATTCCGGATGGAGTGGCCGCCGCGCTCCGGGCGGCTCCAGGAGTTCCCCGAGCTGGACCGGGTGGCGTGGTTCGGCATCGACCGGGCCCGCGCGGTGATCGTCAAGGCGCAGGCGGCGTTTCTCGACCGGCTGGCGGAGCACTCGCCCTGAGGAGACGCTCCCGCGTTGCGGTCCCCTCCGCCGCGCGGGAAGGTCGAGACACAGCCCGCTCCGAGGGAGGTCAGCCATGCCCATCGCAACGGTGAACCCGGCGAACGGCGAGACGCTCAAGACGTACGAGGCCATGGGCGAGCAGGAGATCGAGCGCCGGCTCCAGCTCGCGGAGGCCACGTTCCGCACGTACCGGACGACGACCTTCGACGAGCGCGCCCGGCTGCTGCACCGGGCCGCCGACCTCCTCGAAGAGGACCAGCAGGACATCGCCCGCGTGATGACCACCGAGATGGGCAAGCCGATCCAGCAGGCCCGTGCCGAGGCGGCGAAGTGCGCCAAGGCGATGCGCTGGTACGCCGACCACGCCGAGGAACTCCTCGCCGACGAGGAACCGGCCGACTCCGACGTGAAGGACTCCGGAGCCTCCCGCGTCCGGGTCCGCTACCGCCCGCTGGGGCCGGTGCTCGCGGTGATGCCGTGGAACTTCCCGCTGTGGCAGGTGGTCCGTTTCGCCGCTCCCGCGCTGATGGCGGGCAACGTGGGCCTGCTCAAGCACGCCTCGAACGTCCCGCAGACCGCCCTCTACCTGGAGGATCTCTTCCACCGGGCGGGCTTCACCGAGGGCACGTTCCAGACCCTGCTGATCGGCTCCGCCGCGGTCGACGAGATCCTGCGCGACGAGCGGGTCAAGGCCGCCACTCTCACGGGCAGCGAGCCGGCGGGGCGCGCGGTCGCCTCCACCGCCGGGGAGATGGTCAAGAAGACGGTGCTGGAGCTGGGCGGCAGCGATCCGTTCGTCGTGATGCCCTCCGCCGACGTCGACCGGGCCGCGAAGGTCGCGGTGACCGCGCGGGTGCAGAACACCGGGCAGTCCTGCATCGCCGCGAAGCGGTTCATCGTGCACACGGACGTCTACGACGCCTTCGCCGAGCGGTTCGCCGAAGGCATGAAGGCGCTGAAGGTCGGCGACCCCCTGGCCGACGACACCGAGGTCGGGCCGCTCTCCAGCGAGCAGGGGCGGCGTGATCTGGAGGAGCTGGTCGACGACGCGGTGCGCAGCGGGGCGCAGGTGCTGTGCGGTGGCGAACGGCCGGACGGACCGGGCTGGTACTACGCGCCGACGGTACTCGCCGGCATCACCCGCGAGATGCGGATCCACCGGGAGGAGGCGTTCGGGCCGGTCGCCACGCTGTACCGGGCGGCCGACCTGGACGAGGCGGTGCTGATCGCGAACGATTCGCCGTTCGGGCTGAGTTCGAACGTGTGGACGCGGGACGAGGACGAGGTCGACCGGTTCGTCAGGGATCTGGAGGCCGGCGGCGTGTTCTTCAACGGCATGACGGCGTCCCATCCGGCGTTCCCGTTCGGCGGCGTGAAGCGGTCCGGGTACGGGCGTGAGCTGTCCGGGCACGGAATCCGGGAGTTCTGCAACATCACCACTGTTTGGCATGGTGCGTGAGTGTTGCGGGGCTACGATCCCGTCTGTGAACCGCGAAGTGACTCTGCCTCTGATCGTCGACGACCGCGGGACCTTGCAGGTGGCTGCCGCGGATGTCAGCAAGCTGTTGCGGACCGTGGGGGGTCGGTGGGTGCGGCTGGTGGAGGGCGGGGAGTCGGGGCTGGACGAGGACACGGTCGCCGAGCTGGCCATCGAGCTGGCGAAACTGGCCGATCGGATCGATGTGGCCTGTATCGCGCACAGCAGCGGGACCGCGACCTGAGCCCGGCGCCCTAGGAGGGAGTCGCACTCAGCGCGTCCCAGAACATCGCCTCGTACGTCTGCAGCAGGCGGCCGTAGGTGTGTGCCCGTTCCTGGTCGAGGCGCCCGGCGTCCAGGGCCGCCTCCACGGCTGCCGTCGCCAGCCGGTCCAGGTCGGGTGACGGCTCCGCGAAGAAGTCGAAGAAGGCGCAGGCCTCGTCGGTGAACCCGTACTGCTCGCGCAGCGCGGTGGCGATGGTCGCGCAATAGCCGCCCCACGCCGAGAAGTTGGCCGTCAGCGCCAGGACCACGTCCGCCGGTGCGGCGTTGAGCGCCAGCCAGGCCACGTACGCGGGGTACGCCTGGCAGCCGGGCAGCGGCTCGTACGACACCTCCTGCGCGCGGCACGCCCGTGCGAAGGCGGCCAGGCGCTCGCCCGCCAGCGCCTCACCCTGCGCGAGGGCCGTGAAGAAGGCCGCGGCCTCCGGGTCGGCCGCTGCGGACCGGGCGGCCAGGTGCTCGAACGCGCGACGGTCCGCGGGGATCACCCAGGTCTGTTCCAGGGCGAGCGCGGCGAGGCCGGCGCGGGGTGCCGTACCGGCGGCGATCCGCGGGACCAAGGGATTGGCGTTCGGGTCCGGGGCGAGGGCCGCCGTGGTCGTCCGCAACAGGTCCCGGGCCGGGTGCGTCATCGCTTCCTCCGTCGTCGAGGTGTCGGGACGAGCCTGGCACGGCTCCCCCCGCTACGAGCAGTCCGGCGCGAAGCCGGACGTGCCCGCACGGGTTCGCCGACCCGACGGACACGCCGACGATGACCTTCGGGCAGTGCTAGCGGATCGGCACGCCGGCGAGGGTCCGGGCGATCACCAGGCGCTGGATCTCGCTCGTGCCCTCGAAGATGGTGTAGATGGCCGCGTCCCGGTGCATGCGCTCGACCGGGTACTCCCGGGTGTAGCCGTTGCCGCCGAGGATCTGGATCGCCTGGCCCGTGACCTTCTTGGCCGTCTCGCTCGCGAACAGCTTGGACATCGAGCCCTCGGCCGCGGTGAACGGCTTGCCGTTGACCGCCATCCAGGAGGCCCGCCAGACGAGGAGCCGGGCCGCGTCGATGGACGTGCGCATGTCGGCGAGCTGGAACGCCACGCCCTGGTTGTCGACGATCGGCCGCCCGAACTGCTCCCGGGTGGTGGCGTAGTCGAGGGCGACCTCGTACGCGGCCCGGGCGGTTCCGACGGCCATGGCGCCGACGGCCGGGCGCGAGGCCTCGAACGTGGCCATCGCCGCGTTCTTCACGCGCTCCCCGCCCTGCCTGGCCTTCTCCCGGGCGCGGGCGAGCCGCTCGTCGAGCTTCTCCTTGCCGCCGAGCAGGCACGAGCCGGGCACCCGCACGTTGTCCAGGACGACCTCGGCGGTGTGCGAGGCGCGGATGCCGTGCTTCTTGAACTTCTGGCCCTGGGACAGCCCCTCGGTGCCCGGCGGGATGATGAAGGAGGCGTGGCCCTTGGAACCGAGCTCGGGGTCGACGACCGCGACCACGACATGGACGTTGGCGATGCCGCCGTTGGTCGCCCAGGTCTTGGTGCCGTTGAGCACCCACTCGTCCTTGGCCTCGTCGTACACGGCCCGGGTGCGCATGGAGGCCACGTCGGAGCCGGCGTCGGGCTCGGAGGAGCAGAACGCCGCGACCTTGACATCGTTGGCGTCGCCGTACATCTGCGGGATCCAGGTGCCGATCTGCTCCTCGGTGCCGTTGGCGAGGACGCCCACGGCTGCCAGGCCGGTGCCGACGATGGACAGGGCTATGCCCGCGTCGCCCCAGAACAGCTCCTCCATCGCCATGGGGATGCCGAGGCCGGTGGGGTCGAAGTACTGCTGGGCGTAGAAGTCCAGGGAGTAGATGCCGACCTTGGCGGCCTCCTGGATGACCGGCCAGGGAGTCTCCTCACGCTCGTCCCATTCGGCGGCCGCGGGGCGGATCACGTCGGCCGCGAAGCCGTGGAGCCAGTCCCGGACCTCCTTCTGTTCGTCGTTGAGCTCCATGGTGAACTCGGCCATGTCGTCCCCTCCAGCGGCACACGTGCATGTTACTTGCGGTAACAGCAGTCTGTTACCGGCGGGTAGTCGAAGTCAACTCCTACCGACCGGTCGGCACCCGTTCGGTGTCGGGGGCACGCTTCAGTGTTAGTTTGCGCAGGCGTCATGGAAACAGCACGGGTGGGGAGAGACCATGGACACCACGCAGCGGACCGATCAGCAACGGTCCGCCGACCGCCGTCGGCGCGAGCTGCTGGAGGCCGCCGACCGAGTGGTGCTGCGCGACGGCCCGCAGGCCTCGATGAACGCGATCGCGGCGGAAGCCGGCATCACCAAGCCCATTCTCTACCGGCACTTCGGCGACAAGGGCGGACTTTACGCGGCCCTTGCCATGCGGCACACCGACGCGCTGCTGGACTCGCTGCGGGCGGCGCTGGACGCGCCGGCGGACCGGCGGGAGCGGGTCGAGGCGACGCTGGACACCTACCTCGCGGCGATCGAGGCGCGACCCCAGGTGTACCGGTTCCTGATGCATCCGGCGGAGGGGAGCCAGCCGGGCGATTCGGGCTTCGATGTCGGCAAGCACAGTGCGCCGTTGCTGCGGCGGATGGGTGAGGAGCTGGCACAGGTCATCGAGGAGCGGCTGGATCTCGGGCCGGGCGGGCAGCAGCTCGCTCGCGTGTGGGGGCACGGGATCGTCGGCATGATGCATGCGGCCGGGGACTGGTGGCTGGGTGAACGGCCTTGCTCTCGGGCCGAGTTGGTGCGGAGTCTGGCTGATCTCTTGTGGGGGCGGCTTGCGGCCGCCGGGGATCGGGTCGGGGGGCCGGGGTTCTGACCGTTGCGGCTCGGCAGACCGCCGGTGGGGGTCGTTCGCGCCCACGCGGCGGAGCCGCATATCGAGCACGGCCCCGCGCCCCTGAGGAGTCACCCCATCCGGCGCCATGAGGCCTTGGCCACTTGCCGCATCAGTCTGCGGTGGCGCCAGCCGCTCAGTTGGTCCGCGTAGATGCGGCCCTCCAGGTGGTCGCACTCGTGCTGCAGGCAGCGGGCGAAGAAGCCCGTGCCGTGGACGGTGACGGGTTCT contains these protein-coding regions:
- a CDS encoding GNAT family N-acetyltransferase yields the protein MPELRIRRPDDDSALRDWQHVHNTVIPTHHLSMDDARDRAKRHHLEVAYLGDVLVGSSTVRPPADDTATATVIARVLGPHRGRGFGGELYERGLDRARKAGAEVIETVVLSSNEDGLRFARAHGFVEIERYVLPGETVPWVDLRLS
- a CDS encoding ATP-dependent DNA ligase, with product MLLHRLARVSQEVAATSARSRKTALLAELFRDAEAEDVPIVIPYLAGRLPQGRIGVGWKVLSRPVAPASEPGLTVRDVDARLADLAKVSGPGSQAERTRLVGELMGAATEDEQRFLLGLLAGEVRQGALDAVAVEGLAQATGAPSADVRRAVMLAGSLQTVAEALLADGPAALDRFRLTVGRPVLPMLAHSASSVAEAVDKLGACAVEEKLDGIRVQVHRDGGSVRLYTRTLDDITDRLPEVTAAALRLRSERFILDGEVISFDEGGRPRSFQETAGRVGSRTDVATAARAMPVSPVFFDALSVDGHDLLDLPFAERHAELARLVPEPMRVRRTLVSGPDDTPTAEEFLAETLKRGHEGVVAKALDAPYSAGRRGASWLKVKPVHTLDLVVLAAEWGHGRRTGKLSNLHLGARTADGGLAMLGKTFKGMTDAMLTWQTERLQQLAVETGDHVVTVRPELVVEIAYDGLQRSTRYPAGVTLRFARVVRYREDKRPEDADTVETLLAAHPEVKP
- a CDS encoding NUDIX domain-containing protein; the protein is MKRSAGLLLFHTTDNGLEVLLGHMGGPFFARRDAGAWTVPKGEYEPDEPAWEAARREFREELGVPPPDGEAIDLGEVRQTGGKIVTAWAVRADLDPAAIVPGTFRMEWPPRSGRLQEFPELDRVAWFGIDRARAVIVKAQAAFLDRLAEHSP
- a CDS encoding NADP-dependent succinic semialdehyde dehydrogenase; this translates as MPIATVNPANGETLKTYEAMGEQEIERRLQLAEATFRTYRTTTFDERARLLHRAADLLEEDQQDIARVMTTEMGKPIQQARAEAAKCAKAMRWYADHAEELLADEEPADSDVKDSGASRVRVRYRPLGPVLAVMPWNFPLWQVVRFAAPALMAGNVGLLKHASNVPQTALYLEDLFHRAGFTEGTFQTLLIGSAAVDEILRDERVKAATLTGSEPAGRAVASTAGEMVKKTVLELGGSDPFVVMPSADVDRAAKVAVTARVQNTGQSCIAAKRFIVHTDVYDAFAERFAEGMKALKVGDPLADDTEVGPLSSEQGRRDLEELVDDAVRSGAQVLCGGERPDGPGWYYAPTVLAGITREMRIHREEAFGPVATLYRAADLDEAVLIANDSPFGLSSNVWTRDEDEVDRFVRDLEAGGVFFNGMTASHPAFPFGGVKRSGYGRELSGHGIREFCNITTVWHGA
- a CDS encoding DUF6213 family protein, which encodes MNREVTLPLIVDDRGTLQVAAADVSKLLRTVGGRWVRLVEGGESGLDEDTVAELAIELAKLADRIDVACIAHSSGTAT
- a CDS encoding transcriptional regulator yields the protein MTHPARDLLRTTTAALAPDPNANPLVPRIAAGTAPRAGLAALALEQTWVIPADRRAFEHLAARSAAADPEAAAFFTALAQGEALAGERLAAFARACRAQEVSYEPLPGCQAYPAYVAWLALNAAPADVVLALTANFSAWGGYCATIATALREQYGFTDEACAFFDFFAEPSPDLDRLATAAVEAALDAGRLDQERAHTYGRLLQTYEAMFWDALSATPS
- a CDS encoding acyl-CoA dehydrogenase family protein, translated to MAEFTMELNDEQKEVRDWLHGFAADVIRPAAAEWDEREETPWPVIQEAAKVGIYSLDFYAQQYFDPTGLGIPMAMEELFWGDAGIALSIVGTGLAAVGVLANGTEEQIGTWIPQMYGDANDVKVAAFCSSEPDAGSDVASMRTRAVYDEAKDEWVLNGTKTWATNGGIANVHVVVAVVDPELGSKGHASFIIPPGTEGLSQGQKFKKHGIRASHTAEVVLDNVRVPGSCLLGGKEKLDERLARAREKARQGGERVKNAAMATFEASRPAVGAMAVGTARAAYEVALDYATTREQFGRPIVDNQGVAFQLADMRTSIDAARLLVWRASWMAVNGKPFTAAEGSMSKLFASETAKKVTGQAIQILGGNGYTREYPVERMHRDAAIYTIFEGTSEIQRLVIARTLAGVPIR
- a CDS encoding TetR family transcriptional regulator — its product is MDTTQRTDQQRSADRRRRELLEAADRVVLRDGPQASMNAIAAEAGITKPILYRHFGDKGGLYAALAMRHTDALLDSLRAALDAPADRRERVEATLDTYLAAIEARPQVYRFLMHPAEGSQPGDSGFDVGKHSAPLLRRMGEELAQVIEERLDLGPGGQQLARVWGHGIVGMMHAAGDWWLGERPCSRAELVRSLADLLWGRLAAAGDRVGGPGF